CGTAGAATGATGAGCCAATAAACAGGAAAATTGCGATTGCTGATAAAGTTCTTTTCATAATAGTTTTTTTAATTGATGGTGTGCAAATCTAATATTAATTATAGCGGATAAGCTTCTTTGGATTTTCATTAATTCTTCCCAGGAACGTTTATTTATTAAATACAATACTTAATGTCACGTATTGAATAAAGTAACCTTCTTGCTCTAAAACGAGGTTATACTTTATTTCTTTGCTAACGTCATCTTCGTGATTTCGAAGAATGAGAAATGCTCGGAGATCTGTTTAATCGTAGACAGATCTCCGGATAAAATTCGTTCCTCATTGTTCCGAAGATGACGTGTTTTATTTTGACATTTCCTTCTACTGCCAAATAACTTCAATAATCCTTAACATAACACTGACTCCCTTCTCCCAGATCACCACACAACCGAATCATTCCATGCTTCCTTGAACAAGTTATTCCTTCATCCGAATAAACATCTTTATAAAAAATAGAATTAATTGTAATTGTGTCTGACATACTTTCTAATCGAAATTGCCCACCAAAAGAAGAACCTAAACTATAATAAACATTGCCGAATGATCCTTCTGAACATGTATAATTAATTATTCCTGTAGTATTGTATAGGGTGTCTACTTGTATATCACAGGCAAAACGTACCACATCATAGAATCTAGTTCTTCCGAGCCCCAATGCTGGATTAACTTTCTCTACATCAAAAGTCTTTTCTGAAATTGAGATGACGATTTCCATTTCATCTATAATTCCTTTCAAACTATAGTTATCACCTGGCTCAATGAAATTAACGAACTCTAAATCCCTATCTGTGAAAAAGTATTCTTTGTCTTGGCAGGATTGAAGAAAGGAAGTTATTGATAGAAAGATTATTAGATAAGCTTTGAAATTCGTCATTTTTAACAATCTCATTTCCCCTTACTGCCCTACCACCTTTACCTTATCGCTACCAGAACTTATTACCTTGAAAGTAGAACGCCGGTTGGCTGCATGTTCTTCATCGGAGCAATCAGATTTTACTGCGCCCTCGCAACCACAATCGTTCACTAAGTCCGATTCGCCGTAGCCTTTACCATAGATTCGTTCTGGGAACCTAATTTTATTCTTTATATACATGGCAGAAGCCTTTGCTCGTTTTGCAGAAAGCTTAATATTATATTTCTTACTACCTCTACAATCGGTATGTGACCCCAACTCCACTACCATGTTCTCGTAGTCTTGCATGATTTTTACAATTTTATCTAGCTCAACAGCTGCATCCGGACGAATGTTGTATTTGTTTAGATCAAACCGTATGTCGTTTATCTGAACCAGATCGTTAAGGTTTTTCACTTCTCTATCCATCCCTAAATCTAAAAGTGCATTAAGGTTAACCACACCGTCTTTATCAAATACTGTATTTAAAGTAACCGACTTGGTGAAGTAGCCTTCTTTCTCCAATACCAAATTGTACAAACCCTTATCGGTTATTTTTTTATCGTCAACTATCTTTCGGTATTCACCAGAAGCAGGTGTGGTATAGTCGGAAACTTTTCCCGTCTTTTTATCTGTTAAAGTAACCTTTACACCAGCCAACGGACTTTTTGTTCTACTGTCTTCAATTAAAGCATAAAGGGAAAGTCCAATGTTCTTTTCTAATACAATATCAGTAATTACCTCATCAGCCGGTGTTATCGTATTGGTTAGTTTCGGTTGGTTTATATACTCTGTTTTATCACCTATTAGGTAGTACTCTAAATCTCTATCTACATTAAATCGATATGCTCCATCTTTTCCAACGGTNAGGGTATCCAGTACCAACCCTTCTATATCTGTAAGGGTAACAAGTACAGAAGAAAGTATGTTTCCATCCTGGTCTTTCGCCACACCTTTTAATATTATACCATCGTCGATTGGTCTTAGTAATTCGAATGCATAAATATCGTCGTCCCCTTTTCCTCCCTCTCGGTTAGATGAAAAATAGCCATGTTCCATCTCATCATCAATAATAAGAGCAAAATCATCTGCATTAGAATTTAGAGGAATACCTAAATTCTCGGACTTAGTATAAACTGTATCCGAAATCATTTTGGAAAAGAATACATCCAATCCACCTAACCCCAAATGCCCCTTACTCGCATAGAATAATATCTTCGTATTCTCATGAAAGAACGGGAACATTTCATCCTCCTCCGTATTAATTTCAGAACCTAGATTCATCACCTCACCCCACTTACCATCTGCTCCTTTCTTTACTTTAAAGATGTCTACCCCTCCATGACTTCCTGGCATGTCGCTCGCGAAATACATCTCTTTTCCATCTTTGGATAAATAAGGATGACCGATGGAATATTCTTTATTATTGTGCCTAAACGACTCTTCTCTTTCCCAATGCCCTTCTTCGTTCATTGTTGTGAAATAGATCTTGAGGTTTACACTTCCGTTCGAACTTTTGTCCAAATAGTTATTCCTTGTAAAAGCCATATAATCTCCTTTTTCATTAAAAGAAGCTGGACCTTCATGCATCTTTTTATTGATGTCGCCTTTAAAGTGTTCGACATTCACAAACTCCATGAGGTCTCTATCGGCTACATACAAATCCAAAAATGGAAGTCCATTCCAGTTATACTTATCTACTGCTGCTTTAACATCTACCCGTGTGCTCGCAAATACCAATTGTTTTTTATAGTAGGCGGCTCCAAAGTCTTGCTGATCAGTATTGGCTTTGAGTGGGATAATCTTGTACTGCCCTTCATCCTCTAATAGTCCTTGAAAGTCGGATAGGTTGTTGGTAAAACTTTTGGCTCTTAGATCAAATGGCTCTAACGCTTTAAATTTTTCCATCCAGTCGTGACTAAGATCATAAGCACCTGTTAATCTTAAAACAGATGCATAATTAAAAATATCTTCAGAGTCCCCATCCTCACCCTGCACAATCTTTGCATAGTTTAAACTACTGTTTATGTAGTCACTAATTTTCCGATAGCTATCCGCAAGGTTACGATATCCCCTTTTAGTTAACATCTTCGATGACTCGTATTTACTGATCGCTTTTTGAAATGAAAATCGATAGTAGTGCCTATCGGCTTTTAATTCTTTTTTACTCTTGTCCTCAGCGTACTCAACAGATCCTGCCCCGTAAGAAAGGTTATTCATACAAGTAGCTGTTAACAGAACCGTTAAACAGAATACCAGTAAATATTGGAAAATCGACTTGTGCAACATGCTTGTTTAATACTTAAATCTAGATAATTTTTAATTAGAAGAAACGTGGAGAAATTATCTTCCCTTCGTCCTTCTTGACAAAATCATATCTAATCATTATTTCATGTGTACCATTGTTATCCCGGAGTGTTCGGTTTACAAACGACCAATCGAATGCGTATCCAGCTCTCAAGTTTTTCATGATATTATATCCAATCAATATTCCGGTTGCAGCTTGTGTTCGAAACATAAATCCCATCTCTAACTGCTCATTGTAAATAACCATAAGCGTCATATCTAATTCTACCGGAGCACCCTGTGTTACCTTTAATAAACTCGTTGGCTTTAATACTAGATTACTTGAGCCGAGATCTATCGCGGCACCACCAATTACAAAATAATGTCGTTGTTCCTTACCGCTAAGTACGCCCGAGTTACTTTGAAAATCGTTCTCTAATATCTTCGGCGTTGAAGCTCCTACATACCATCTTGGTGCATGGTAATATAATCCAAAACCGAAATTAGGAAGTATATCGCTCCTTAATGATGTAGCGAATTTAGGATCGTTTTCTTGATCGAGATGCAGTTCATGTAGCTTTCCGTAAATTACGTTCATTCCGGCTTTTAGTCCCAGAGCCAACTTCGTATTCTTGGTTACTTTAACATCGTACGAATAGTCTGCATAGAGCGACGAAATATTTATCGGGCCTATGTTATCGTTTATCACATTTATCCCAACCCCCATTTGGTTCATCGATAAAGGCATATGTGCCGTAAATGTTTGTGTTG
This window of the Flavobacteriales bacterium genome carries:
- a CDS encoding OmpA family protein; this translates as MNNLSYGAGSVEYAEDKSKKELKADRHYYRFSFQKAISKYESSKMLTKRGYRNLADSYRKISDYINSSLNYAKIVQGEDGDSEDIFNYASVLRLTGAYDLSHDWMEKFKALEPFDLRAKSFTNNLSDFQGLLEDEGQYKIIPLKANTDQQDFGAAYYKKQLVFASTRVDVKAAVDKYNWNGLPFLDLYVADRDLMEFVNVEHFKGDINKKMHEGPASFNEKGDYMAFTRNNYLDKSSNGSVNLKIYFTTMNEEGHWEREESFRHNNKEYSIGHPYLSKDGKEMYFASDMPGSHGGVDIFKVKKGADGKWGEVMNLGSEINTEEDEMFPFFHENTKILFYASKGHLGLGGLDVFFSKMISDTVYTKSENLGIPLNSNADDFALIIDDEMEHGYFSSNREGGKGDDDIYAFELLRPIDDGIILKGVAKDQDGNILSSVLVTLTDIEGLVLDTLTVGKDGAYRFNVDRDLEYYLIGDKTEYINQPKLTNTITPADEVITDIVLEKNIGLSLYALIEDSRTKSPLAGVKVTLTDKKTGKVSDYTTPASGEYRKIVDDKKITDKGLYNLVLEKEGYFTKSVTLNTVFDKDGVVNLNALLDLGMDREVKNLNDLVQINDIRFDLNKYNIRPDAAVELDKIVKIMQDYENMVVELGSHTDCRGSKKYNIKLSAKRAKASAMYIKNKIRFPERIYGKGYGESDLVNDCGCEGAVKSDCSDEEHAANRRSTFKVISSGSDKVKVVGQ
- a CDS encoding type IX secretion system membrane protein PorP/SprF; translation: MIKYVAIAFVAVTFCFQEVNAQFDAMYTHYSFNTLSVNPGYAGSRDAITLTALNRSQWVNFEGAPTTQTFTAHMPLSMNQMGVGINVINDNIGPINISSLYADYSYDVKVTKNTKLALGLKAGMNVIYGKLHELHLDQENDPKFATSLRSDILPNFGFGLYYHAPRWYVGASTPKILENDFQSNSGVLSGKEQRHYFVIGGAAIDLGSSNLVLKPTSLLKVTQGAPVELDMTLMVIYNEQLEMGFMFRTQAATGILIGYNIMKNLRAGYAFDWSFVNRTLRDNNGTHEIMIRYDFVKKDEGKIISPRFF